aagtaaactttttcTTTTCTAATTTAGATTTTTATTGACAAATAAGGCAATTTTTTGCACACAGTTCTAAAACTTCAcagctttaaaaatattttagaaaaattattATGTAGACAAGAGAAATGGTACAAACGCATGCACCTTCAGTGCTTCAACTCCACACTTCTAGTAACACCACTGTAACGCAGCAGTCAACAGTGTGCACATCAAGTATTGTCACTAAACATAACATTTGAAACCTCGAACAATGcctgtttaaaaagttttttaatagtCTCTCTTACATGACAAAATTTTAATACCTTTTGTTTTCGACCATGCATAATGTCTCTTAAACAAAGAATCAAATTGTATACCCATAAGATGAACAAGCAACATAAACAAAAACCTAAAAAATCACAGAACATTATACAAATTAACGTTAATCCAACAACTGATTTTGAATCCTTCAGTTAAAAAAGACTATACTGGAGGAAATAGCAAGTACGGAAGGCTGAAAATGAGATCGTCTAAGTAAACAAGGTTCCAGGATGCAACAGTTCTACGACAGGTAGTTCCTGAGCAGGACGACTCGCGATGGGCCCAGGGCCTCCCGGCACAGGGGGCACTCCCGCTTGTCCTGTAGCCACTCCATGATGCAGCTCCAGCAGAACATGTGGCCACAGGGGGTGCAGCTGGTCTCGCGAACCTCCTCCAGGCAGAGGGGGCAGCTAGAAGCCGCCTGCCCCTTGCCCGCTGTAAGGAGGTCTGTGGTCGGGGGACCCTCATTGCTGCTCCGCCACCTGGCAAACCCCTGCATCACCAAGCCGCAGCCGTACGCCAGGGTGACCAGCCCCAGTAGCCGGAACGTTGACCGAGAGCGGCGATCCTTACGCCAGTGCTGCACCAACACCTATCAAAACCAGGGCTGCAGTTGGTGCATGTTTCAATAAAATTTCAGGCAGAAATACCACCATATTTCAAAATTAACTTGTTATTTGCCTAATGATTTCTAGCCCTGCCCTATTACAAAACTTCAAATAGATAAATAAACAACTTCTGTCCATACCGATATAAACACACTTTAAGCCGTACGTGCGGTTTTTAAGGATTTTCAACTGTGTTCACAGATATTTCCAGATCAAAATGGATTAGTGGAAAAAACAGTCACAATCacttatattttcaaattatttttatgttttgtaaatatgtaaacttTCCACTCTGCTAGTAAATTATATTGAGAGCTTGTAACACTGTGGATGTGGAGTTGAACTCTTTATACCAGCTTTttgacatacaaaaaaaaatccccacaacagattttaaaataaataacttatgcTCAATGTCCAAGATAGCAAGCTACTAAAGGTTAtgttaattttatcaatttttgtgAACTCTTCCCTTATTGTCTGGACTGTCGACAGAGTAGCTGCAGCGTAGTACACAAAGTGGGCAGCAATGTGACTTACGTCACGCAGCTTTATCCAAAGTTGATTTTCTGAGAATATTAGATCTCTGTGTAGTAAATGTGAGTGTCACTTGGATATgttgacataattattaaacttgaGTACAACAATAAATTCAATACTTCACATAAAATTTATAGGGGAAAACATTAgtaattcattaatatttttcctgTCACCTTTCCTAACACTTTGAGTACCATGGTAATATATATGCATTTATATGTGATCAGACCAgcctattttagtaatttttattttttttggcatcttcaaataaaaaatttagccatacataaaattttattaataaatttttatgcttgtacaattcagggaaaaaatatctaaaacactgttataaaaattattgtttttatttttatttcaataagtcATGTTTTTGCTATTTGAAAAAAAGTCAGATGGTCCTTCTATTATTTTTAGAATCATGCAAATATTCATGAATTACATAGATttgatttttttctaaaattacatttaattatattctaaaatgttttaaatataaaattattataatattcataaataaataattatatcataCATATGTTATTTATATGCATGCAAGCATAGACATTTTACACacactcttttttattttttatcaaataacATATTTTTGATTACCTACACCCATTTTGGTTTGGTAATtacaattcaattttttaaattatgttctgaAAATTATgtccatacaaaaataaattttacttataaataaacaaatttacaacctACAGGAATCAAACAATAAATTTCAAGTTTCCATTAGAAAATATGGGTATAGATATTACCCAACATGTTATGTTCAaccaagattcatgaagattcatgAAAATTCTTATAAATAACCAGTAGGcctatatgcatatataattgtatGTTTATCTACAAAGTTATATAACCGATACTGATACTGTTTACCTATCGgcctttacaaaaatatttcatttctcacaaccaaaatTGTTTTAGGTAAAATAAAACATGTGCTTCAAACGTGAACATTGACATTTTCTTATACGTACTTAGAGATAAATTATGCATAATTTACTTTGGTGTGATAGTCGCGAAAGCATTCAAGCAAACACAGAGGCACTTCACATGTGGGACACCACCATGTTGTTTCCTTTCTTCCTGTTTTGCCAGTGGATGCTTTAGTTTTTTCGGAACACACCTTGCAAACTCGTGTTGGGTTCATCTTCTTTTCCGGGAAATGTCTTCCTGTCAGTCTGTTTGTCGCAACATTTTGAACAGTTTCACTGTGCGACATAATGCTACCTTTGGCAGCAAAAGCTTCTCCAACTTCTATAATAAAGTTGGAAAGATGgcagttttttttctcttcgcCATTGCTTGTATCCTTGTACAGGATAAACACATATGTAACTGCCATCAGAAGCATGTGAAAAAATAGCTTCTTCCACCATTTCAACTGTTTTCGGTTGAAGGGATAGTAAGCAATCATCTGATCACTTCGATCAACACCTGTCTTGTGAATGTTATAATCTAAAATAGCTTGAGGTTTTGTTTAAGTCAGTTTCCCATTTTTTGACTTGACATCAACTTCGGATGTTGAGCCTTATGCAAAGTAGTGAGTGCCAAAACATCTCTGGTGTCTTTCCACTTCAAACATAATAAATGCTCACGCTGCATGAAAACCATTTCATTTTTCTGAATTCTTGCTTTTACTAATCATGTAACTGGCAGCTCGAGTTATGCTCAGGCTTGGTCTAACAGTTATTCATGTGATTCCCGAGCTATACTTGGGCATGGTACTCAAGTGTTAAATCTATGATTTCAATCGTGTTATCTCTAAAGGGTAATTTTCTTACATCGCGGCTATCCCAgaaattaattgcaaaatttagaaaatacatttttttgaaaactagAGACGTTCCTATATTTACCTTGAAAATAGCATCTTTGTATTCCAATCCATTTCTGAAAAATCACTGTTTATAGCTTAATTATAATATCTATGCTATCATGCAGCAGTAAGAGCCTTTTCTTTTTAATGTTCTTATAGGTACATGGAGAATTACAGAACCTACAAAACCTAACATCACAAAACTCCATCCCGAGGCTACGTTTTTAGCATGTTTggcataaatattacaaatttgtgaaAATGTGAGAATGGGCATTTAGTTTAggtgcattaaaaatactttaatatattgtggacggttaattaggttagtaaagatacattaaaaatactgtttaatattttaaatagttgcttaggaattacaacGTAGAATAGCAACCAGTTCACTAAAGTCCATTCCGAGGCCCGAATAGTTCCGAAGTTCACCAAAGTTCGCCCTTCGCAAGAGCAACTTTGACCATTTTCAATATTAGACTTTGCTCACCAAAACATGAACACAAAAGGCCCATACGGGAAAGCAAAAAATAGTGGCGGTAGCGTCAAGGCAAGGTATTGTTATGTAACCTATACACTGTGATTTCTAAGAAACCAGTAAGAATTataaatgctgttttcagggtaaatagagcAACATCTTTTGtgttcaaaaaaagtattttccaaattttattaatttatttatggaAAAGTCACTACATGAGATTTTTGCCATCTAAAGAACTAACATTTTAACAGTACTAGTGAAGGAAAAATTGAaggtatcaaataaataaaatatttaaaattttgctaaTACTAGACAATGAAACAATAGGAAAAGATATAGATTCTAATgcaaacacaaaattaaaatatgtattttaccaTACAACTTCATCTTAGAATAACGGGTACTCAGCCATGTTTGCTTTCATGCAAATGTTCATTTCATGATAGTTGAGAGTTTTAGGTTTGATTTAAAGCCCAACAACAACACAGTACCTATGtggaaaaacacattaaaaaactcTGTATTGTTATCTTCAAAACTAAAAATGTTTGAAGATGAAGTTAACTAAAATGTAAACTATTAAACAAggtttatttatgaaaaaaaaattttttaaggtaTTGACACAAAAAGTTACTAGACAACAAAGACAGTTGGTTCGTGACTGTATTCGAGTGTTGCATTCATTCAAAACCTATAGTGATTATAATAAAGCTAGGAAAGTGAAAAAAGTAGAAATTTTTTGTTTGCACTTAGAAATACTTATGATTCAGTATTAAGAATTATAGGGAATTAACAAGTTTAATGTTGTTATATTCATAAAACATAAAAGAAGTATCTAAAAAAATCTTAGTTTTAGAGATGTTACTTTCAGGGCCCCTGAAATAATAGAAGATTTAATGCCTAACCCCTCTGAAAGAAATGTATAGCATTAAACCTTGACTTTTCAGTCAAGGCACAATAATAGGTACTTAAAAATCTGCTTGGTGACTAGACACAGGTAGACATTAAACCCAAGTAGCTACTGGCAcaaaatgattttaataaaaaaaaaaaaaaaaaaaaatctcatttagGATCATAAGGTGTAGTTTTCCAAACTGGAGAAGATaaaattttggaatactcgtaacTTCAGCAAATTCAGATATTCATAGCTACCACTGGCGAGTGGTTTCAATAACGTTATCTACCATTCCAAAAATATGTTAGTTTCTAACCCTAGCTACAGTTAGGCATCCTATACAAAGCTATAAAGATCgctgaaaaaatatataggtttggaggttgaaaacaaattttttgcaCACCACTAAATATGGGATATATCACacatttcagcatttttcagaaaacaaaattctttaaaacaggTCAGATTTCATAAAACTATTTATATACTtgaagcaatataaaaaaaatcacattttaaccatatagtttgaaattaattatgaaataaaagtacAACTAATTTCACAATTTGTAAACATTATGATTTGTATGAAAGAATAGTACAGCTGGAATTTTTTAATGCATCCAGAAAACAGCCATTATATGACCAATAAATTAAAGTTATTACCAAACAGTTTGCTGGCAACTACTGCGAGCTTCTCGTGAAGGTGTTGCCATCTACACGACTTACGGTCTGTTAGAGACCGGCAGACATCATTGTCCACACAAGCAAAAGATATTTCAAAtttgtgaaaaaatattaaattgcagCGGACAGCTAGCGCTGTTCGTGCTGGACGGCCCTACCCTcctttcgcccccccccccttgttctgCCCCTCCTTGCTCCTCCCCTCTTTCCCCTTCTTGCCTCCCCTCCAGAAGAGTGCTGTAGCTGTCAGGCGGGGTTGACGGCACTTCTCTGTCTGGTTTGGTCGTGAGTGTTTGCTCGGAGGCAGGACAAAGGTAGGGTTGGCAACTGATATCAACTGATTGCGATGGAGTGTAGGAGGTGTGTCAGTTGGACACGTCTGTATCGTGGCGTTTCTTGCTGGCCTTTGTGATGAAATTCCCTCTCGGCCTTTCCCCTCAAAATTCATCTTGGCATTCTACGATTTTAATGGTTAATGATTTTAATCTTGTTTCCGCCAACCATGCCAGTGTCTGCTATTCCAGTGCCTTGTTCCCTTCGTTTTTGATCGCCCATTTTGacctatatttaattttctttgtagcTGGGTCTCTAGCCAGGTTAGTGATTCACGACCGAACGAGAAGCGAGGTGTCGTATTTATCGTGCTTCTTGGTTAGGTTTAATGTGTATAGAGTTGTGTATAGTGTTTAATGTGTAATAGAAAGAATTAAATTAACTTGTACTAATTAACTTGGCTAATGTAGAGATGTTCTATTTattttcgtgagcttatttatgccCTTGCGCGGGCGAACTTTAATCTTACTTGTATCATGATGGTTTCAGATCAGTATTTTTATAGCTTTTGTCATGTGCCTTGTCTTCGCAAGTTCTGTATTTACGTGAATGTACTCGCTCATGTTTAAGGAGTGTAATCAAGTTTAACCTGCCATAGTTTTGACTCGTCTCGCTCCGCCCATTTAAACAAGTTGTATGAGCTTTCGGCGGTGTTCGGGGCAGCCGCACCTTACCCTTAGACTAATGGATCTCGGCCATGTGGCGAGTGATAACCAATGTAAATGGGTATGAatttaatgacattaaaaatgCTCTCAGGGGTATGTGTCTGGATATGCCCTGTTTGACTCATGGTATCTTGTGCCATTAAATGTAATCGGGCAATTTTGTGTCTGAAAATGCCCTGTTTGATTCATGGTATCTTGTGCCATTAAATTTAATCGGGAAATTTGGCCTTATCGAATAACCGGCATGATACTTGTGATTTATCTGTTTTCATGTGCATTATGGGCTAGTAATCTGGTTAAGgctttatttgtatgaatatattAAGTATTGGCGTTTTAGTGGAATGTTGTTTTCGGGTTTGTGCTATACTTGGGTTTGAGGACGTGCCCTCTCTCCCCATGATTGTTACTTCTGGATTCTTGTTCTTAATAAAACGTTATTGAGAGCGCATTGTTTTTGCTTGCTTGTCACCACACTAGCCCTGCAGATCGCCTATCTGAAGGAGAATTACTTTCCTTGTATCACCTGTGGAACGCTAGAGTTTTGGTCAGGTTTTTGTACACAAGCGCCGAGGTACCACGCTGTGGTTGGgaggaacccccccccctccccgcaagcCTGCAActtctgcgccactctgctagtgCAGAGCTCACAGTGTGGTGAGCTTTTGTTACATGCTATGGCGACACCCGGTGGAGTATCCTGGGTATACCAGCTACACCGCGAGGAGCTGGCACAATACTTGGAGGAGAATGACCTTCTGGTGGCAGAGGGGGAGACGGTGGCGTCAATGCGGTCCTGCCTAGTCCAGTTTGGTGTTATGTTTACTGCTTTAATTTTCTTAGAACTTGTTTTGTGATAAAGCCTACTAAATATCTTACCACAATAagttaataagttatttttatatagcCCACACAAGGTTGCCTATTTAAGTATTGCACATTCCTGCAAGTTCATGTCAATAAGGTAAAATCTGCTAATGTGTTACCATAAAGAGTAGAATATGATTCATCGAATCTTAGACAGAAGAGATTTTGTTTTCATACCGGACAGATAGTCTTCTTTGTAGTTAGTTGATGTGTAGTCACATATGGGGAATAAGCACACAAGGCAATACCTAATACATAaggtttttaacattattatatatcAGTGAGGCTTGCAATTTTGTTCAAACTTGCTGTTTTGTTCTTTGTtcagtctaaatgttttgtatctaCTTTCTTGATTTTTAAGTCAAGAGGTGAGGGTTGTGATAAAATGTGAAGTCCTAAGGCCTATATATTTTGATGTTGAACATCACACCATTTTGCAAGAAGTAAAGATaggagaaaattaaatttattctttcTCTTCATTTAAAATTTAGATGTCATTTGAAAAGGCTTGATTTCAGTTTTTTGCTGTAAAATAGTATCTCTCAGGTTATTAACATTGGCGCAAATACAAATTGCCTATATTAGTGATTaaatatttctaaacattttttaGGCATTAGTTGCAGGTGGTGGTTTTGTTGGGGACTTTGTAATACTCTGTGTCTTTTTAGGACGGAAAGAAAAAATAGGAAAACATGATTTTCACACACTACATACGTCCCTAAATATACACTgaaaaaatggtttatttattaTGACTGGTTCCTGAAAAATaatagcttacattacaatacctgtgttttcacgCTGCCGCaaccattcattgtttacccacaATTGTGTATCTGTTTATTAAGCACAACTGTAGCTAActataaagaataaaaaatatgctaattctttcatttcatttattgatgtttatccctggatcctgaaggcatAATCTTTTTGGTTTGATCCTGTAGTACATGATGCCTTCagttttaattcagtacatcgGAAGATCCTGTCATATAATGAATTATGA
This DNA window, taken from Bacillus rossius redtenbacheri isolate Brsri chromosome 3, Brsri_v3, whole genome shotgun sequence, encodes the following:
- the LOC134531294 gene encoding peroxisome biogenesis factor 10-like; the encoded protein is MGHWRKDRRSRSTFRLLGLVTLAYGCGLVMQGFARWRSSNEGPPTTDLLTAGKGQAASSCPLCLEEVRETSCTPCGHMFCWSCIMEWLQDKRECPLCREALGPSRVVLLRNYLS